A part of Myxococcales bacterium genomic DNA contains:
- the efp gene encoding elongation factor P yields the protein MYSTSDFRKGLAIIYEGQPYIITEVHHHKPGKGAAVVRTKMRNLLTGVAADPTFRSGDKVARADLEEKEGQYLYESDGNYHFMDPETYEQYQVGASVIDDKKNFMMENMNVQMLFFEGRIISIEIPNHVVLQIIECAPAVRGDTVSGATKPAKVTTGYSCQVPLFVNEGDKIRIDTRTGLYIERA from the coding sequence ATGTATTCAACCAGCGATTTTAGAAAAGGGCTTGCCATCATCTATGAAGGACAGCCTTATATTATTACCGAAGTTCATCATCACAAGCCAGGCAAAGGTGCTGCAGTTGTGAGAACAAAAATGCGTAATCTTTTGACTGGTGTTGCTGCCGATCCCACCTTTCGTTCGGGTGATAAAGTAGCGAGGGCAGACTTAGAAGAAAAAGAAGGACAATATCTGTACGAGAGCGATGGAAATTATCACTTCATGGACCCTGAAACATATGAACAATATCAAGTAGGTGCGTCGGTAATCGACGATAAGAAAAACTTCATGATGGAAAACATGAATGTGCAAATGCTTTTCTTTGAAGGTCGCATCATCTCTATCGAAATTCCTAACCATGTGGTCTTACAAATTATTGAATGCGCTCCAGCTGTGCGGGGGGATACTGTGAGTGGTGCCACTAAACCTGCAAAAGTTACAACTGGATATAGCTGCCAGGTGCCCCTTTTTGTTAACGAAGGCGATAAGATCCGCATCGACACAAGAACTGGGCTCTATATTGAAAGAGCGTAG
- a CDS encoding transglycosylase SLT domain-containing protein, with product MKNWLIFFSLALVLLFFNACLAKKIIKPSDPCLAKEFAQNISHYTSHELLQLEKLLKNRFGLSQTQYGCQSALLGKLYMAQGRMNEASSSFGIAAQKLPDLQDYFMLAKAKTEFKNSNLQIAQKIVESVLKSKHSSAFVNKAHRLLADIALAKQEDTSIVETHRQILRDSGAKNKDHLFNLALSLSKLGNTNEADDVFKQLLIRFPTSLEAQKATELRGKHHLKLTIDEHEKRFNQLIAKMAFDQAVADADQALRELKSSDDEKRKSIYNSFAVKSLILNNKFEQGIERAAQRALSPQKTPKDLETYAWALGKVDRLVEAADYYSRFAQSSSDKKEKERGCFFVGFSLYEANLYSMANYSWQQCQHLITDSKLKEKTLWYQALSSMLIGHFDHAQTLLAQLVKKSSSCVHEKYVYFLGYSLHQLHRKNAGDALLRSLAQKKQPSYYVMLSRNFLGLKKIKGQTLSADALSQLASKCQKPVCQNAHTLYHLGFGDEARDLVMASSLKNEDKLAMLQQFGNYHEVWQRSYLLHPQTSIKNASLHTDYKIRASYPLPHKALIKRMSHKYNVPENLLYAIIHTESAFLTDAKSYRGALGLMQMMPFVAHDLAAKLDLKQFSTNHLKDPKISLELGALFLATLKRQFDGNHLVIAAYNAGAHQMQKWIDRFGHLPPEFFVERIPFEQTRAYVKKVMPSASLYAALDGKDLNLIF from the coding sequence ATGAAAAATTGGTTAATATTTTTTTCTCTTGCGCTAGTGCTTCTATTTTTTAATGCTTGCTTGGCCAAAAAAATTATAAAACCGAGCGATCCGTGCCTCGCCAAGGAATTCGCTCAAAATATTTCCCACTACACATCCCATGAATTATTACAGTTAGAAAAATTATTAAAAAATCGCTTTGGTTTGAGTCAGACCCAGTATGGATGCCAATCGGCATTGCTTGGAAAACTATACATGGCACAAGGGCGCATGAATGAAGCTTCCAGTTCTTTTGGAATTGCTGCTCAAAAACTTCCCGATTTGCAAGATTATTTCATGCTTGCCAAAGCCAAAACTGAATTCAAAAACAGCAATCTTCAAATAGCCCAAAAAATTGTTGAATCAGTGCTCAAAAGCAAGCACTCAAGCGCATTTGTAAATAAAGCTCATCGTCTTTTGGCTGATATTGCTCTGGCCAAACAAGAGGATACATCTATTGTTGAAACTCACAGACAAATCTTGCGTGATAGTGGAGCAAAAAATAAAGACCACTTGTTTAACCTGGCACTTTCATTGAGCAAACTTGGAAATACGAACGAGGCCGATGATGTTTTTAAACAGCTTCTTATTCGCTTTCCTACTTCCCTTGAAGCCCAAAAAGCAACTGAGCTTCGTGGTAAACATCATTTAAAACTTACTATTGATGAACATGAAAAACGATTTAATCAACTTATAGCCAAAATGGCATTTGACCAAGCGGTGGCCGATGCTGATCAAGCGCTTAGGGAACTTAAAAGCAGTGATGATGAAAAACGCAAAAGCATCTACAATAGTTTTGCAGTAAAATCCCTCATCCTGAACAATAAATTCGAGCAAGGCATTGAACGCGCTGCTCAAAGAGCTTTGAGTCCACAAAAAACTCCCAAAGATTTAGAAACTTACGCATGGGCTTTAGGAAAAGTTGACCGTCTTGTTGAAGCTGCAGATTATTATTCGCGCTTTGCCCAGAGTTCAAGCGATAAAAAAGAAAAAGAAAGAGGCTGTTTTTTTGTTGGCTTTTCTCTCTATGAAGCAAATTTGTATTCAATGGCCAACTACTCATGGCAACAGTGCCAGCATCTTATAACTGACAGCAAACTGAAGGAAAAAACTTTATGGTATCAAGCATTGAGCTCAATGCTTATCGGCCATTTTGATCATGCTCAAACACTGCTTGCACAGCTCGTAAAAAAATCTTCCAGCTGTGTTCATGAAAAGTACGTTTATTTTTTGGGCTACAGCCTCCATCAACTTCACAGAAAAAATGCTGGCGATGCACTCCTCAGGAGCTTGGCCCAAAAAAAACAACCAAGCTATTACGTAATGCTTTCAAGAAATTTTTTGGGATTAAAAAAAATCAAAGGGCAAACGTTAAGTGCAGATGCACTCTCGCAATTGGCGAGCAAATGTCAAAAGCCAGTCTGCCAAAATGCACATACGCTTTATCACTTGGGTTTTGGCGATGAAGCACGAGACCTCGTCATGGCAAGCTCACTAAAGAATGAAGATAAACTTGCGATGCTGCAACAATTTGGCAACTACCACGAGGTGTGGCAACGCTCGTATCTACTTCACCCTCAAACTTCGATCAAGAATGCAAGTCTTCACACTGATTATAAAATACGCGCCTCTTACCCTCTGCCTCATAAGGCCTTGATAAAAAGAATGAGCCATAAATATAACGTGCCAGAAAATTTGCTCTATGCCATCATTCACACAGAAAGTGCTTTTCTTACTGATGCCAAAAGTTACCGTGGTGCTTTAGGTTTAATGCAAATGATGCCTTTTGTTGCACACGATTTAGCTGCAAAACTTGATCTTAAACAATTTTCAACCAACCACTTAAAAGATCCTAAAATTTCTTTAGAGCTTGGCGCTTTATTTCTTGCTACTCTCAAACGCCAATTCGATGGCAACCATCTTGTTATCGCTGCCTATAATGCTGGTGCACATCAGATGCAAAAATGGATTGATCGTTTTGGACATCTGCCCCCTGAATTTTTTGTCGAGCGTATTCCCTTTGAGCAAACTCGCGCTTATGTAAAAAAAGTTATGCCATCGGCAAGCCTCTATGCTGCTCTTGATGGCAAAGATCTCAACTTAATTTTTTAG
- a CDS encoding putative sulfate exporter family transporter, translating to MNVANQKLSVFSKFSYLWLPLVAIICVFPFISSMQALVLGLILALSLANPYQKFMKKITRIFLSLSIIGLGAGMDLSVVAKVGLEGIWYTVISISLTFLFGMLLGKLFNIENDIGLLICTGTAICGGSAIAAVAPVIGAKERDMSLALIIVFLLNAVALIIFPSIGHFFHLSEAQFGFFSALAIHDTSSVVGASLEYGPKALEVGTTIKLARALWIIPVAALIGLIKSRSQSEAKNGPIRRPWFIVGFIFAAALVTFFPELAPIGAIVETGARRLMVVTLFLIGASLNREGLKGVGVKPFFQALVLWLIVSSLTLLAISLGWIA from the coding sequence ATGAATGTAGCAAATCAAAAACTATCAGTTTTTTCAAAATTTTCTTATCTGTGGTTACCCTTAGTGGCAATTATCTGTGTTTTTCCTTTTATTTCATCGATGCAGGCGCTTGTTTTAGGTCTTATTTTGGCTTTGAGTTTAGCTAATCCATACCAAAAATTTATGAAAAAAATAACGCGCATATTTTTATCTCTCTCAATTATAGGTTTGGGAGCGGGGATGGATTTAAGTGTTGTGGCTAAAGTGGGTCTCGAAGGGATTTGGTATACCGTAATTAGTATTTCTTTGACCTTTTTATTTGGTATGCTGCTTGGCAAATTATTCAATATTGAAAATGATATAGGTCTGCTTATTTGCACTGGTACCGCAATTTGTGGTGGATCAGCCATTGCTGCGGTGGCTCCTGTTATTGGAGCAAAAGAAAGAGACATGTCTCTTGCGCTCATAATAGTTTTTCTTCTGAATGCTGTGGCATTGATAATTTTTCCTTCCATAGGGCACTTCTTTCATTTGAGTGAAGCGCAATTTGGTTTTTTTAGCGCTCTTGCTATTCATGATACTAGTTCGGTTGTTGGTGCGAGTTTAGAGTATGGGCCTAAGGCCTTGGAAGTAGGCACCACAATAAAATTAGCACGAGCCTTATGGATAATTCCCGTTGCAGCACTGATAGGGCTTATAAAATCGCGCAGTCAAAGTGAAGCAAAAAATGGGCCAATAAGGCGTCCATGGTTTATTGTAGGTTTTATTTTTGCAGCTGCACTGGTGACTTTTTTTCCTGAGCTTGCGCCAATCGGAGCAATTGTTGAGACAGGCGCTCGACGGTTGATGGTGGTGACACTTTTTTTGATCGGTGCGAGTCTTAATCGAGAAGGTTTAAAAGGCGTAGGAGTTAAGCCATTTTTTCAGGCTCTAGTCTTGTGGCTGATAGTGAGTTCTCTTACGCTGCTTGCTATCAGCTTAGGCTGGATTGCTTGA
- a CDS encoding transposase codes for MSHLYETCLSDAAWEVIEPISPADLKNGRLRFYSVRSIVDAILYVLKNACMWRCLPNDFPSRGIVYHYFRCRSISGL; via the coding sequence ATGTCACACTTGTATGAAACCTGTTTATCAGATGCAGCCTGGGAAGTAATAGAGCCTATTTCTCCTGCAGATTTAAAAAATGGCAGACTTCGATTCTATAGCGTGCGAAGCATAGTTGATGCCATTTTGTATGTTTTGAAAAATGCTTGCATGTGGCGCTGTTTGCCCAATGACTTTCCTTCTCGTGGTATCGTTTATCATTACTTTCGCTGCCGGTCTATTTCTGGTTTGTAG
- a CDS encoding type II toxin-antitoxin system HicA family toxin produces the protein MRNIFYCFEISLIALISMNAYSQDMNVDSDPMQQMNMHSLEIESLSDAVEIWKSANFSEYAKEFLPVLEDIYEGLDYLKNLGERNKLITPKKKLMQIIKIKHDVMQFFAASFCYLQACIEQHINEQEFLMMSKQKTQAILNNLNEYKAWLKLNRGAVALFKNISIIKNDLSNQPIVISDRELAFSLIILQTDGLVLTSLGKINDNICSMPFFYANDLGFQSHVIFSFEKCLSSFGFHVKNKNQIPSISLYSGAFSSNPFSLSRLSLTMARNKDENFQEFCKNYCQNLYSDSAGFIPLFENEEEKHGFLAEFYNYLLEKFKLTGFIRDSDVTYEDRIMLPDFNTQSKEDYQHAEAVQEQECNSKQEEETFLQYRTTQILEIRKSVRKKRDDLFNQQIKNKHSAKKKYKKKRQKKTGQDNENQLRFKQEIENEEKTFLDRVNKGRIKFRKVKTLIGRLLKEEKILLESTQNGSHIQLTNFSTKEKICVVKLHGKKNSLAPKQVEQILQSIVNK, from the coding sequence GTGAGGAATATTTTTTATTGTTTTGAAATATCTTTAATAGCGTTAATTTCTATGAATGCTTATTCTCAAGATATGAATGTCGATAGTGATCCTATGCAACAAATGAATATGCACAGTCTAGAAATTGAAAGTTTAAGCGATGCCGTTGAGATCTGGAAAAGTGCTAACTTTAGCGAATATGCCAAAGAATTTTTGCCTGTTTTGGAAGATATTTATGAGGGGCTAGATTATTTGAAAAATTTGGGTGAACGAAATAAATTGATAACACCTAAAAAAAAACTTATGCAAATCATTAAAATAAAACACGACGTGATGCAGTTTTTTGCAGCTTCTTTTTGTTATTTGCAAGCTTGTATTGAGCAACATATTAATGAACAAGAATTTTTGATGATGAGTAAACAAAAAACCCAAGCAATATTGAATAATCTCAATGAATATAAAGCCTGGTTAAAGCTCAATCGAGGAGCCGTAGCTCTATTTAAAAATATTTCAATCATTAAAAACGATTTATCGAACCAGCCGATAGTAATCAGTGATCGAGAGTTAGCTTTCTCATTAATTATTCTGCAAACAGATGGGCTTGTTTTGACAAGCTTGGGCAAAATTAATGACAATATATGTTCCATGCCATTTTTTTATGCAAATGATCTTGGTTTTCAGTCTCACGTAATTTTTTCATTCGAAAAATGCCTATCAAGTTTTGGTTTTCATGTGAAAAATAAAAATCAGATTCCATCTATTAGTTTGTACTCCGGTGCGTTTTCATCCAATCCTTTTAGTCTATCGCGACTTAGTTTGACTATGGCAAGAAATAAAGACGAAAACTTCCAAGAGTTCTGTAAAAACTATTGTCAAAATCTTTATTCAGATAGCGCAGGGTTCATTCCATTGTTTGAAAATGAAGAAGAAAAACATGGTTTTTTGGCTGAATTTTATAACTATTTGCTTGAAAAATTTAAGTTGACAGGTTTTATTCGTGACTCAGATGTAACTTATGAAGATAGGATAATGTTGCCTGATTTTAATACGCAAAGCAAAGAAGATTATCAGCATGCTGAGGCTGTGCAAGAGCAAGAGTGTAATTCAAAGCAAGAAGAAGAAACGTTTCTTCAATACCGCACAACACAAATTCTAGAGATCAGAAAAAGCGTACGTAAAAAAAGAGATGATTTATTTAATCAGCAAATAAAGAATAAGCATTCAGCAAAGAAAAAATATAAGAAAAAAAGACAAAAAAAGACAGGGCAAGATAATGAAAATCAGCTTCGCTTTAAGCAAGAAATAGAAAATGAAGAAAAAACCTTTTTAGACAGGGTCAACAAAGGACGTATAAAATTTCGCAAGGTAAAAACGCTAATTGGCCGTCTCTTAAAAGAAGAAAAGATTTTGCTTGAGAGCACGCAAAATGGTTCACATATTCAGTTAACCAATTTCTCCACTAAGGAGAAAATTTGCGTGGTCAAACTTCACGGTAAGAAAAACTCGCTTGCACCTAAGCAAGTGGAACAAATCTTACAAAGCATCGTGAATAAATAG
- a CDS encoding sensor histidine kinase, with product MLKKKIAYSNASQPLALKLEQSFLYRAQAAFFGRLAISSLYSLLWFIAFADHSITFKHSYLSLFLILVSFAYNYACYQLKSHQKLGRWAYFFTLIFDSLLLVYFTSESGYLLSPLAAIHPFITALFLLLFHNPLLMAFPLLSIPAMTILSLKGSPDPSFLSLLCSLLLICFLNALAIFLIYLVHAQEQRLTQSLLEIEKKLAIGKERQRIAREFHDGIGAQLTSIVMQCDFIKQLLQQNHLEKEIDDIQNCAIESIDDMRRSIAFLNDNFDISEQIVSLCENTKNRHNIAVELIDVELLDKLNFDQKFAVCRIAKEAINNALKHACASQISIKVHKNNQRLNILIKDNGLGFDISQEKQFHYGLTNMKTRAEMTGGTFELSSQKNKGTNIQLIFNA from the coding sequence TTGCTTAAAAAAAAAATAGCTTACTCTAACGCAAGCCAGCCCCTTGCACTAAAGCTTGAGCAGAGCTTTTTGTATCGGGCGCAAGCGGCATTTTTTGGCCGCCTGGCCATAAGCTCGCTCTATTCTCTTTTATGGTTTATCGCTTTTGCCGATCACTCCATAACGTTCAAACATTCGTACCTATCTTTATTTTTGATACTCGTCTCATTTGCCTATAACTATGCGTGTTATCAACTAAAATCTCATCAAAAACTAGGAAGATGGGCTTATTTTTTCACACTTATTTTTGATTCACTGCTGCTCGTCTACTTCACATCAGAATCGGGATATCTGCTCTCTCCTCTCGCTGCAATCCATCCATTTATTACTGCATTATTTCTTCTACTTTTTCATAACCCTCTGTTGATGGCGTTCCCCTTGCTCAGCATTCCGGCTATGACAATCCTAAGCCTAAAGGGCAGCCCTGATCCAAGCTTTTTAAGTCTTCTTTGCTCGCTCTTGCTCATCTGCTTTCTCAATGCATTGGCAATTTTTTTAATTTATTTAGTGCACGCTCAAGAACAGCGCCTGACACAATCTCTGCTTGAGATAGAAAAAAAATTGGCTATAGGCAAAGAGCGCCAAAGGATTGCACGTGAATTTCATGACGGTATTGGAGCTCAACTAACCAGCATCGTTATGCAATGCGATTTTATTAAACAACTTTTACAACAAAATCATCTCGAAAAAGAAATCGATGATATACAAAATTGCGCTATTGAATCCATAGATGATATGCGACGCTCCATCGCCTTTCTGAATGATAACTTTGATATCTCTGAACAAATTGTTAGCCTTTGTGAAAACACAAAAAATCGCCACAACATAGCAGTGGAATTAATCGACGTTGAACTCTTAGATAAATTAAATTTTGACCAAAAGTTCGCCGTATGCCGTATTGCCAAAGAAGCAATCAACAACGCTCTAAAGCATGCATGTGCAAGCCAAATTAGTATCAAGGTACACAAGAATAATCAACGGCTCAACATATTAATCAAAGATAATGGGCTTGGCTTTGATATCTCTCAAGAAAAACAATTTCACTATGGTTTAACTAACATGAAAACAAGGGCAGAAATGACTGGCGGAACCTTTGAGTTAAGCTCCCAAAAAAATAAGGGCACAAACATTCAGTTGATTTTTAACGCCTAA
- a CDS encoding transposase, whose amino-acid sequence MQIENQLHPFLPLTLNPRRQSLGCLDGGKKINGRKRHIAVDTMGLMLLCICTAANMADKVAGERLVVELNKRENFPRMAKILGDNAYLNVGSSLNVGVSTEAAERLKGQKGFVPQIFRWAVERTFAWLNRNRRLVRNYKKNTKHQESMNYIAHASLCIKRLEKWLTA is encoded by the coding sequence GTGCAGATCGAGAACCAACTCCATCCCTTTCTTCCGTTGACTCTCAATCCCAGACGGCAGAGCCTGGGGTGTCTGGATGGAGGAAAGAAGATAAATGGAAGAAAGCGACATATTGCTGTTGACACCATGGGCCTGATGCTGCTGTGTATTTGCACTGCAGCAAATATGGCTGATAAGGTTGCCGGTGAGAGATTAGTCGTTGAGCTCAACAAGCGTGAAAACTTTCCCAGAATGGCGAAAATACTTGGTGATAATGCCTATCTAAATGTAGGTTCAAGCTTGAATGTAGGAGTAAGCACCGAAGCGGCGGAACGCCTGAAAGGACAAAAGGGATTTGTGCCACAGATATTTCGTTGGGCAGTTGAAAGAACTTTTGCCTGGTTGAATAGAAACAGGCGCCTGGTGCGAAACTATAAGAAGAATACAAAGCACCAGGAATCAATGAACTACATCGCTCATGCAAGCCTGTGCATCAAGCGATTAGAAAAGTGGCTTACCGCCTAA
- a CDS encoding KamA family radical SAM protein, with the protein MNAGSQNIKNSFDSWRWQLANPIRTSDDLKRFMAPEVADKWLDKNFSFASLPFAVTPYFASLMNGQSDCPIFFQVVSSKQELAPADYELKDPLGEEPRLKVPHLVHRYPDRVLFLATDRCASYCRFCTRKRWVGQGPSPQKDQHEAAFRYIEQHPSIKEIIFSGGDPLVLSNERLDELFSRAFSIPHIDVVRIHSRMLSFAPMRVDNGLLAVFKKYSPLYLVTHFNHPKELTSTSLASLQSLHACGVSLLNQSVLLRGVNDCPKVLTTLFRTLVKHHTKPYYLHQCDVVEGAQHFRVPLARSLEIMQSLRGHISGLLMPTFVIDIPNGHGKVPLVPNPVEGEDAKYVYLKGFKGEVAAYPKC; encoded by the coding sequence ATGAATGCGGGCTCCCAAAATATTAAAAATTCTTTTGACAGTTGGCGTTGGCAATTGGCAAACCCTATTAGGACAAGCGATGATTTAAAGCGCTTTATGGCTCCTGAAGTTGCTGACAAATGGCTTGATAAGAATTTTTCTTTTGCTTCTTTGCCTTTTGCCGTTACTCCATACTTTGCATCGCTGATGAATGGTCAAAGCGACTGTCCAATATTTTTTCAGGTAGTTTCAAGTAAGCAGGAACTTGCACCTGCAGACTATGAGCTCAAAGATCCGCTTGGAGAAGAACCACGCTTAAAAGTGCCCCATCTTGTTCATCGCTATCCTGATCGCGTTTTATTTTTAGCTACCGATCGCTGCGCGAGCTATTGTCGTTTTTGTACACGTAAACGATGGGTTGGGCAGGGGCCTTCACCGCAAAAAGATCAACATGAAGCAGCTTTTCGTTATATTGAGCAGCATCCCTCTATAAAAGAGATTATTTTTTCAGGAGGAGACCCGCTGGTTTTATCGAATGAGCGCTTAGATGAACTTTTTTCCAGGGCTTTTTCAATTCCGCACATTGATGTGGTGCGTATACATTCACGTATGCTTTCATTCGCGCCTATGCGAGTTGACAATGGGTTGCTTGCAGTCTTTAAAAAATATTCGCCTCTTTATTTAGTGACTCATTTTAATCACCCGAAAGAGCTGACAAGCACAAGCTTAGCATCGCTTCAATCATTACATGCTTGTGGTGTTTCATTATTAAATCAATCTGTGTTGTTGCGTGGAGTAAATGATTGTCCAAAGGTTCTTACAACTTTATTTCGCACTCTCGTTAAACATCACACAAAACCATATTATTTGCACCAATGTGATGTTGTTGAAGGAGCCCAACACTTTCGTGTACCTTTGGCTCGCTCTTTGGAGATTATGCAGTCTTTGCGTGGCCATATTTCAGGCCTTCTTATGCCAACTTTTGTGATCGATATCCCCAATGGTCATGGAAAGGTCCCGTTGGTACCAAATCCCGTTGAGGGTGAAGACGCAAAATATGTTTACTTAAAAGGATTTAAAGGCGAGGTAGCAGCTTATCCAAAGTGCTAG
- a CDS encoding response regulator transcription factor: MNIIRVFIIEDQPAILKAQVKLLSVYPDIEIVGCAMSGEEGIKRLSQLTQKPHVVLCDLGLPKMSGIEVTRHIKEMDSHIEVLIFTVFEDEKNVLAAIQAGASGYLLKGAKAQKIYEALSDVYQGGTVIQPSLARQLLKYFSMPLEGVPSLSQKQGPTRTTELGMVLSMRELECLQIIAKGLNNTEAAQVLGISTTTIRTHLEHIYQKLDVNNRLEAVTEGIRQGIIHL; the protein is encoded by the coding sequence ATGAATATCATCCGTGTTTTTATTATCGAAGATCAACCGGCTATTTTAAAAGCTCAAGTAAAACTTCTCAGCGTTTATCCTGATATTGAAATCGTCGGCTGTGCCATGTCTGGTGAAGAGGGTATCAAGCGACTTTCTCAATTGACCCAAAAACCTCACGTAGTGTTGTGCGACCTAGGACTGCCAAAAATGAGTGGCATCGAAGTCACCAGGCACATCAAAGAAATGGACTCTCATATCGAAGTTTTAATTTTCACTGTTTTTGAAGATGAAAAAAATGTACTAGCGGCCATTCAAGCAGGGGCATCGGGCTATCTTTTAAAAGGTGCTAAAGCTCAAAAAATCTACGAAGCCTTGAGCGACGTTTATCAAGGTGGCACAGTCATTCAACCCAGTCTTGCTCGACAACTGCTCAAATATTTCTCTATGCCGTTAGAGGGGGTTCCTTCACTTTCACAAAAGCAAGGACCAACTCGCACAACTGAACTTGGTATGGTTTTAAGCATGAGGGAACTTGAGTGTTTACAAATTATCGCTAAAGGTTTGAATAATACAGAGGCCGCTCAGGTTTTGGGAATCTCAACGACAACAATTCGCACCCACCTTGAGCATATATATCAAAAGCTTGACGTTAATAATCGTCTCGAAGCAGTAACCGAAGGAATCAGGCAGGGTATTATTCACCTATGA
- a CDS encoding EscU/YscU/HrcU family type III secretion system export apparatus switch protein encodes MAQGEEKTEQPSELKLRNARKKGQVAKSADVAAFFSFACALIALLLSGLWIIKKLITFIVAVYTESFIRPYSIQQTLGEAFDIWLLISLPVLWAAGLGGVIGNVCQFGFLVSSHPIKPDIKKISPLKGIKKIFSKDRLFELIKQLVKFIIIAVVIIYSVKEFIFSLSILHRVEIKEAIKLSTEITKTIFFKVLLCFLVIALVDWVWQKFSFIKSMKMSKYEVKKEYKQQEGDPHLKHERKRIHQEYIESNSINNVSDASVVITNPSHLAIALRYRDNIDNVPIVIAKGFAKNAQHIISQARELNVPVLRNVSLARDLICLDIDEEIPEKLYEAVAEVLSFIVELDRQHEKGEL; translated from the coding sequence GTGGCGCAAGGCGAAGAAAAAACTGAACAGCCCAGTGAATTAAAATTACGTAATGCCCGTAAAAAAGGACAGGTAGCCAAAAGTGCTGATGTTGCAGCGTTCTTTAGTTTTGCCTGTGCCTTGATAGCTCTTTTATTAAGCGGTTTATGGATAATCAAAAAATTAATAACTTTTATAGTGGCGGTTTATACCGAAAGCTTCATTCGACCATACTCCATTCAACAGACACTTGGTGAGGCGTTTGATATTTGGTTGCTTATAAGTTTGCCTGTTTTGTGGGCAGCAGGCTTAGGGGGAGTGATAGGTAATGTCTGTCAATTTGGTTTTTTGGTGTCGAGCCACCCCATAAAGCCAGATATAAAAAAAATTTCCCCTCTGAAGGGTATAAAAAAAATTTTTTCAAAAGACCGCCTCTTTGAACTTATAAAGCAATTGGTGAAATTTATTATTATTGCCGTGGTTATTATTTACTCGGTAAAAGAATTTATTTTTTCCTTGAGTATATTGCATAGAGTCGAGATAAAAGAGGCAATAAAATTATCTACTGAAATAACCAAAACTATATTTTTTAAAGTTTTACTATGTTTTTTGGTGATAGCTCTTGTTGATTGGGTATGGCAAAAATTTTCATTTATTAAATCAATGAAAATGAGCAAATACGAAGTTAAAAAAGAATACAAACAACAAGAAGGAGATCCGCATCTTAAACATGAGAGAAAAAGAATTCATCAAGAGTATATCGAATCAAATAGTATAAATAACGTTTCAGATGCATCTGTGGTTATTACCAATCCGAGCCACTTAGCCATAGCTCTTAGATACCGTGACAATATTGATAATGTTCCAATTGTTATAGCGAAGGGTTTTGCAAAGAATGCACAACACATTATAAGTCAGGCTCGTGAACTTAATGTGCCGGTATTGAGAAATGTAAGTTTGGCGCGGGACCTCATTTGTTTAGATATAGACGAAGAAATTCCTGAAAAACTGTATGAAGCTGTAGCAGAGGTTCTAAGCTTTATTGTTGAGCTTGATAGGCAACATGAGAAGGGTGAGCTATGA